A window from Chrysemys picta bellii isolate R12L10 chromosome 2, ASM1138683v2, whole genome shotgun sequence encodes these proteins:
- the GJC2 gene encoding gap junction gamma-2 protein isoform X1 — protein MTNMSWSFLTRLLEEIHNHSTFVGKVWLTVLIVFRIVLTAVGGESIYSDEQSKFTCNTKQPGCDNVCYDAFAPLSHVRFWVFQIIMISTPSIMYLGYAIHRIARSSEEEKRLKVLKKKKKQFALNWQAVRNLEDPLEADEEEPMISDNTVENEEKAKANKKTKEQQKHDGRKRIQQEGLMKIYVFQLIARASFEVCFLVGQYFLYGFEVEAYFVCSRAPCPHTVDCFVSRPTEKTIFLLVMYVVSCLCLLLNMCEMFHLGFGTIRDAIRNRKINSFRQPPYNYSYSKNISCPPEYNLVVKSEKPAKVPNSLLAHEQNLANVAQEQQCTSPDENIPPDLSTLHKHLRVAQEQLDIAFQSYNATQANMQPSRTSSPPSGGTVVEQNRVNTAHEKQGAKPKASSEKGSSSSKDGKTSVWI, from the coding sequence ATGACCAACATGAGCTGGAGTTTTCTCACCCGTCTGCTAGAAGAAATTCACAATCACTCCACTTTTGTGGGGAAGGTCTGGCTCACCGTGCTGATCGTCTTCCGTATCGTCCTGACGGCTGTCGGAGGGGAGTCCATATACTCAGATGAACAGAGCAAATTCACGTGTAACACCAAGCAGCCGGGCTGTGACAACGTCTGCTACGATGCCTTCGCACCGCTATCACACGTCAGGTTCTGGGTCTTCCAGATCATCATGATCTCAACCCCTTCCATCATGTACCTGGGCTATGCCATCCACAGGATCGCTAGGTCCTCCGAGGAGGAGAAGAGGCTTAAGGTactcaagaagaagaagaagcagtTTGCTTTGAACTGGCAGGCTGTCCGTAACTTGGAAGACCCTTTGGAAGCAGACGAAGAGGAGCCCATGATCTCCGATAACACGGTGGAAAATGAGGAGAAAGCCAAAGCAAATAAGAAGACCAAGGAGCAGCAGAAGCACGATGGGAGGAAACGCATCCAGCAAGAAGGACTGATGAAGATTTACGTCTTCCAGCTCATTGCCAGAGCTTCATTTGAAGTTTGTTTCTTGGTTGGGCAGTATTTTCTCTATGGCTTTGAGGTGGAAGCATATTTCGTCTGCAGCAGAGCCCCTTGCCCTCACACCGTGGACTGCTTTGTGTCAAGGCCGACAGAGAAGACCATCTTCCTCCTGGTGATGTATGTTGTGAGCTGCCTGTGTCTGTTGCTCAACATGTGTGAAATGTTCCACTTGGGGTTTGGGACCATTAGAGATGCCATTCGCAACAGAAAGATTAATAGTTTCAGGCAGCCTCCATACAACTATTCCTACTCGAAGAATATCTCCTGCCCTCCCGAGTATAACCTGGTTGTGAAATCGGAGAAGCCTGCAAAGGTCCCAAATAGCTTGTTAGCCCATGAGCAGAACTTGGCTAATGTTGCTCAAGAACAACAGTGCACAAGCCCAGATGAGAACATCCCGCCAGATCTGTCCACCCTTCATAAACACTTGAGGGTGGCCCAGGAGCAGTTAGACATAGCATTCCAGAGCTACAATGCCACTCAGGCCAACATGCAGCCTTCCAGAACCAGTAGCCCACCTTCAGGTGGGACTGTGGTAGAACAGAACAGGGTCAATACTGCCCATGAGAAACAAGGCGCTAAGCCCAAAGCCAGTTCAGAAAAAGGTAGTTCTAGCAGCAAAGATGGAAAGACTTCTGTATGGATATAA